The window AAACCCATGCTCCGTCAGGTACTTAAGGTCCCTTGCCAGCGTGGACGGGTTACAGCTTACGTAAACAATCCGCTGTGGCTGCATTTCAACCAAAGTATTAAGCAGCAACTGGTCACAGCCTTTTCTTGGTGGGTCAACAACTACCACATCCGCTTTTACTCCCTGTGCGTACAGCTCAGGAATAACCTTCTCTGCCTCTCCCACCAAGAATTCCACATTTGAGACACCATTGATTTCAGCATTTCTTTTAGCATCACAAATAGCATCAGCAACAACCTCTACGCCTACAACGTGCTTTGCCTTTTGCGAAAGAAAAAGCGAAATAGTTCCGATGCCGCAGTAAAGGTCAAAAACCGTTTCATTCCCGGAAAGGCCTGCATATTCAAGAGCCTTTTCATACAGCACTTCTGTTTGAATCGGATTGACCTGAAAAAATGACAAAGGAGAAATCTCAAACTTGAAGCTTCCAATATAGTCAGTTATGTACTTCTGTCCATAAATACAAATATTCTTATCACCAAGAATAATATTGGTGTTTCTGGTATTCACATTTAAAATAATGCTCTTAATATCAGGAAAATATTCAAGCAGCTTATTAACCAGCTCGTCGGATTTTGCCAGTTTATTTCCGTTAACAACCAGCACCACCATAATTTCTTCGGTTTTAAAGCCCTTCCTGACCATTACGTGGCGAAGAAGCCCTTTTCCGGTTTTCTCATCATAAATAGCTATACCCTCATCCTTACAAAAATCTCTAACAACGTCCCTGATGTTATTACTCTCATCAGGCTGAATATCGCACAAATTGCTGTCAATAATATTATGAGACCTTGTTTCATAGAACCCTATTCTGATATCACCCTTATCAGAGCCAACCGGGTATTGAACCTTATTCCTATACTTAAATGGGTTTTCCATTCCAATAGTGTTATTAACTTTAATATTCTGTAAACCGCCAATTCTTCTGATATTTTGCAGAACAGTATCTTTTTTAAAATCAAGCTGTGCCTGATATGACATGTGCTGAACCGCACAACCTCCACATTTGTCATAAACGGGGCAAAATGGCTTTACTCTGTCAGCTGAAGAATTCTTTATATTAACAAGCCGCCCCACTGCATAGCTCTTGGTTTGTTTAACTATTTTGATGTCAACATTTTCTCCGGGAAGAACTCCGTCAACAAAAACCACAAAACCCTCAATCTTTCCTACACCCTGTCCTTCATGAGTTAACCCGGTTATATCAATATTAAATGTTTTATTCTGTGAAAATATCTTTTGAGAAGGCTGTTTCATTGGTCATCCACCATTTCCTTAATTTATAACCAATATAATACCATATTTGGCCTGATAGATAAATATAGACAGAACCCACAAAAAACAAAAACCTTGGCATGGCAAAAATCAGTACCCGTTAACCATGCCAAAGCTTTTAGATAATTTTATCTATCTTGTTATAACAAATAAACTCATTATTACTGTCTTTTGTAATCCAGCAGGATATTACGAAGCTTACTGGCATGCATTCCCTCGTCTTGGGCAAAATCCTTGAACACCTGCTTAATCTTTTCATCTTCAATCCTTTTTGAGTACATTTCGTAATCCCTTACCAACTCCATGGAGTTTTCCCATGCTCTCAAAAGTCTGTCATACGTGGTAAGTTCAATTTCATTTTCGTTCATAAAATCTCCTCCATTACCCAATAGAATCCAAAAGTTTTTTCAAATCAGCAAAGCACTTGCATTGTTCGGCAAAAGGAACTGTATTGAGCCCGCTTGTACTGTAACAGACAAAATCCAAGGTAGCTTCTTGTAAGCTATCCAATTGAAGCCCGGGAGTAACATTAATTCTGGACGCAGACATCTTCAAAATGCAAGAAGCAAATGCACGGTAAACCCCAATCCCTACATAGCAGGCAACTCTGGGTTTTAAAGTATCCAAAAGCCTGTAGAGGTTTGCCGAACCTTCAATAACTTCATCTGCGCCGATATCATTGGCAGCTTTAGTCTGCCTGTCAACAATATTTGTGGAGCCATATCCCAATTCAAGTATTTTCCTGTCATCCTCCGGCTGAAATCTGACAGGTGTCAGACCTGCTTCAAATAAAAATCTCCAGAATCTGTTGCTTTTATGCGAATAGTGGTGCCTGTTTTTGGCAGAAAGCAAGCCCGGATTATAACCTATAAAAACAACTTTAAGTCCCGGCGCAAGGATGTCTGGCAGCGGCTTTTCAAAACTAAAATTATCCATAGTATTCCTCCAAAAGGTAAAAACTACGGAGTGCTTTTCTTTATATTTAGCATTTTGTAGTTTTTTTATGTAAATATTGATTGAATAAAACTTTTTATCAAGGCAAATCTATAAACTTGTAAACAAACTTTATATGGAGGTCATTTAAAATTGGTATTAATTATCGTCTCTCTTATAGTTTCAGCAATTATTGCAATATTGGCAATTTTAATTATATTACTGTTTATTGTACCGTTAAAGACCGATTTTGTATTGGATACTGATAATTCAATAATACAAGCAACAGCTTTATGGCTTCATCCATTTATAATGGCACGGGTTACATTGGAAAACAGCACTCCGGTATTAAATATCCATGTTTTTGGAAAGCATTTCATAAAGAAAAAGCTAAATAAAAACATTAGTAAAGGCCACAGTCTGGAATATCTTGGAGCTATAGAGCCTGAGGACATACAAGTCAGTACCCGTTATGGGTTTAATAATCCCTTTGACACAGGTATTACTTGCGGAGCTGTAAATATGGTTTCGCAATTAATCAATATAAATACTTTTGAAAACCAACCGGACTTTCTTGCAGATAAAGATTATGTATATTTAAATGCTTCAGCCAAAATATACATGGGTTCGGCAATTATGAGAATATTACAAATACAACGACTTTACAGGAGGGATTTGCAATGGATACAAACATGAATCAGAATGTAACCGCATTATTTTCAAACCTTGAAGACTTTACTCAGAATGAAGGCTTAATAGGAAAGCCTGTTACACATGGGGATAAAACCTTTATTCCTGTAGTTTCAGTAACTCTTGGCTATGGAACAGGTAATACAGCCAGCAAAAACCATGGTACCAGTACAAAAGAGCAAGCAGGCGGAACTACCTCCGGTATGGCAAACAATATGGCTGGAGGAGCCTTGGGACTGGGAGCTAAACTTTGTACAGATGCAGTAATCATAGTAGATAAGGACAACGTTTCAATGCTTCAAGTTGGCCCTACTGCCACAAGCCAGCTTATGGACAAAATGCCGCAGATAATCTCAGGCATAGGTTCCATGGGAAAACAGCAACAGCAACAGGGGCAGCAGTCCCAAAGCGGTCAAAGTCAGCAATAATCAAAGACCAAAATTTTACTGAATATGTACCGAATAAACGTGTAACACTATTATAGCAAGTAATATCTTTTAACATGAAAGGACAATATACCATGGATAAAGTAGAAAACAGACAAGGTTTTGGCCTGGGACATCTTCTATTGCGTATAGTAATCGGGGCTGTCATTTTGGCAATTACAGCATTTATAACACCGGGTTTTTTGATTTCATCATGGTTTTCATTATTGCTTGCAGCAGTAGTATTGGCAGTACTGGACTGGGCAGTAAGCAAGGTAACAGGTGTAAACGCAACTCCTTTCGGCCGTGGAATTTCAGGCTTTATACTGGCAGCCGTTATCATTTATGTTATTAAGTTTATAGTACCGGGATATAATATATCACTCCTAGCTGCTGTTATTGCTGCACTGGTATATGGTGTAGTCGATGCAATTATTCCCGGACGTGGTATGTAGGTACCATGGAGGAATATCTGCAAAACTGACGTTTAGGAGCGGCTTGTTTAACAAGGCCGCTCCTAATAAAAAAAAATCCCTCTTACAAGGGAAAGATAAGATTATTATTGAATCAGTATGCCGTTATATAGATTATTCCATATTATATACAGTTTATACCTTTATTTTCCATACATTTCCTACGCCTTAGCACTTTCAGAAATCTTGAAAAGGTCTGAAGATGCGTCTTGTAATAGCATAGATATCTCATCCAAATCATTAAGAGTTTTTACCTGTATCTGAATAATAGTATCAAAATCCTGATAATCCCTGGAATTTCCAGAAGCTCCCCATGCAATTTTATCTACGGCATCAACAAATTCTCTGGCTGTCTGATAATGAGTATGCGCTTTGTCAGCAGATGCTTTAACAGTATCTGAAACATTGCTGATAGATTGAATTATTTCTCCAATACCTTTCTTGACTTCATTTATTCTGGCTGCACCATCTTCAACTCCCAGCAACCCGGAATTCATTTTGTTAACAGCGGTGTTAATACTTGCCTGTATTTCTTTGATTTGCTCTTTTATTTCAGCTGCCGAATTATTGCTCAGATTAGAAAGCTTTCTTATTTCATCCGCAACAACCGCAAAACCCTTTCCCTGTTCACCCGCCCTATTGGCTTCAATTGCGGCATTCAATGCCAGCAGATTAGTCTGTGAAGCAATTTGAGTAATAGTATTGGTAATCTCCCCAATTCTTCCGGAGGAGGATTCAAGGTTTTCAATAGATGTTGCAATAGAGCGAACAGTTTCATTAACTGAGGATATAAATATTTCGGCCTCTTCAACCGTCTTTTCTTTCAGCTTGGCTGTTTCCACCGCCCTCACACTATCCCCTACTGCCTTTTGCGCCTGTTCGGTTACGGTTTTTACACCTGAGATTATACTTTCAGTATCCAGTACAAACCCTTCCCTGTCAGCAGTCTTTGTTGCTGAAATTTTCTCCATAGTCGTTCTGTTTTGGTCAACGAGAGTCTTAACTCTCTGCTTCAAAGTACTTATTTCACTTCCTGTATCCTTAAACTGTTCAACCATCTTCTGTTGTCCGTCAATAACATTGTTGACCTGCTTACCCAATTTACCTATATCATTAGATGCTGCCATTTCAGCCCTAACGGTCAAGTCTCCCTTTTCAACCTTTGAAAGGATATTTGAAAGATAATGAATAGGCTTAACAATCCTGTTGGATAAAAGTAATGCAATCAACATCCCCACAATTATTGAAAACAGCGTAATAGCAATAAATATCCAGAATATGGCGTGCTTAATTTTTTCAGAAGACTTTATATCATCAGAAAAATAGTTGTTAAAAGAAGCTCTGAGCTTATCAGAATTATCGAGAAAAGCTTTATTAAGCTCAGACATACTCTTATACCCTTCTGAGACACCTCCATTCTCAAGAATTGCAGCTCTTTTAAATATCTCCTGAGCAGTACCGTCTATGGAGTTATTTAAAGCAGTAAGCTTTTTGATTTTTTGTTCAGCAAGACCATTTTTCAAAAGCTCTGCTAATTTTATTTCAATACTAGTTTTATTCTTTTTAAATTCAGCTGTTGAATTTTTATCGCCTGAAGCAGAATACAACAAAATTGCATTGTTTCTGTTTATTAGTATGGCTGTATCCGCAATCTCACTATAGGTATGTAAATCTCTGGCAATTTTTTTCATATTCCAGACCCTGTCAAAGCCTTGAGTTGCTCTGGCATTGCCAAGAATATTCTGGCTGGCTGCAGCGGCTGCTGAAATTCTCTGTTCAAGATCTTCAACCTTTGCACTAAAATTATTATCCTGAAGGATTGATTCATTGCTTCCTGATGTGTTTAAATACGTCAGAATATCAGCCAAAAGCTTTTTTATCTCCGTAAACTGATTATCAATATATCCTGAATCCGAATCAACCAGACCGATTATTCTGTTCAACTCCGTAATATCATCCATAAGCCTTGCCGACCTGTCCTCAATTGGACTTCCCGTTGTGTTTTTAAGTTCATTTATAATGTTTTGCATTTCATTAAAATTATCCTGAACACCCTTTAAAAAAGCATCAATGCCTCTGTTTTCAAAAGTTTTGATATCAGGACTGATTTTATCATTAAATAAACTCTTATATTCTTTGTTGATACTATCCAGTTTCTCAACAGTCTTTTTGTCCTCAGAACTTATTTTAGCCCCCTTTAAATTCTTTAACTCTGAGTCCATCTTGTTTCCTATGTCTGTAAAAGTTTGGCTGTCGTCACTGAATGAATTTACAATATCCGTTAAAACCTGCTGTCTTTGAGCAGACAACCGGTTTAAATCCTGTACTGCATCCTGATTTGACTTATTAGCTTCTATATTATTAACGGAACTAATTACTTTTCTATATCCAAAGAAAGAAATAGCAGATGAGATTAACGAGATTGCAATAACAATGCAAAATGCTCCGATAATTGTGCTTTTAATATTTTTCATATATAACAACCTCCAACTTTCCAGTGAAAATAGCCGAATATAAAAGAGTTCTACATTTTAGCAAAAAAATCCTTCAACTCAACTACCTTTTTCGCCATTTTTTTCTTGACTTAGAAAAAATATTATAGAAAAGCATATCTTTAATCTGTATAAGTAGCAGAAACAGGTTATTTTCGTATCAAAATTGGAAATAATTCTAATACATATATTTATAGAATGGTGGTTCAAATGAAAAATTTTTTTAAACCCGCATGGTGTTTGGTAATTATACTGCTTCTTTTATTATTATCGGTAATTTACTTACTTAATGCCAAATCTGCCCGTTTGGAGAAAACCAACAATGTTTTGGGCGAACAAGTCCAAAATATGTCCAGAACCCTGACGGAGCAAAATAAAGTACAAGAAGCAAACATGGAATTGATAAGGATTCTCCAATCAGACCAGACAAACTGTAAAACAAGATTAAGCGAATTTGCAAAAACGTATACCAAAATATCAGGCAGCTATGTAAAAAAGTCCAGCAGAGGTACATCCGTTAATATTGCAAATCACACAATAGAAGATATTATTAAGCTCAACACCCTTGTAAAAAACATGGATATGGCTTTTAACAACAACAATGACCTTAGATTGGAACTTGAAAAATCAAACAATGAGCTGGAGGAATTTGTTGACGCGCTGCCTACATTTATTCCCGCTAAGGGTAAAATCACTTCCCCTTTCGGGATGAGAAACCATCCCATTACGCACACAAGAAAGGTTCATAAGGGCGTAGATATTGATGCACAAACAGGAGACCCCATAATGGCAGCTGCTTCCGGAAAGGTAATATATGCAGGACTCTCCGGCGGCTATGGGAATCACGTTATAGTAGACCACGGTAACGGTTTTAAAACAGTATACGGTCATTCATCAAAACTCCTTGTCAAAGCCGGTCAAATTGTTAAAAAGGGTCAAAAAATAGCACTGGTGGGGAGTACAGGCAGAAGTACCGGCCCTCATCTGCATTTTGAAATAAGAATAGCCGATACCGCAGTAGACCCGGTTAAATATGTTGAATTTAAACCTCCAACACAGTAATACTTTCAGGCAATACGGGAAATATTGTATTTATCCCTTTAAAATTTACTAATATCCTTATAAAAGGAAAATTTCCATTGAATCAAGGGACGGCTATCTTTATGGGAAAGTTAAGCCATTAGTATAGTTTTGTCCCTTTATTTCGGGCATTTTCGTAACATTTAAATAATATGTACTAAAAAACGTTTTATGATATAATATTGTGAGCAAAATGTATTAATTTAAGGAGGATATTATGAAAGCTAATGAAAAGGCTGCATCAGGGACGGATAAGCAAAAAAAGAAGAAGAAGACCCCTTCGTCTCCAGCTTCTAAATTTACCCTTGCAGTTATAAAAACAGTGTTTGTTATCCTCATATCTTTAGGGTGTGTTGTTGGTGGTGTATTAGGCGGGGCCGTTCTCGGATACATAAAGACTGCATCGCCGATTACGCCGGATCAGCTTGAAATGACGAAAGTAACTTTCATATATGACAAGGATGGCAAGGAGATGACTCAGGTCAAAGGCGGTGAAAACCGAATACTTGCCGAACATTCTGAAATACCCGATAATATGAGACATGCATTTATTGCAATAGAAGATTCCAGATTCAAAAAGCATTCCGGTGTTGACAAAAAGCGTTTTGTAGGTGCTGCACTAAGCTATATTCTTAAATTCGGTAATGCTGACTACGGCGGAAGTACCATTACTCAGCAGTTGGTTAAGAATATAACCGGAAACACTGATTCTACAGTTAAAAGAAAAGTTCAGGAAGCCTGGCAGGCAATTGATTTGGAAAAAAAGATGTCAAAGGATCAGATTCTTGACAATTATATGAACAGAATTAACACCGGGTTGGGCTGCTGGGGTGTACAGGCAGCAGCAAAGAAATTCTTCAATAAAGATATAAAAGATCTTTCTCTTGCTGAATGTGCCAGCATTGCAGGTGTTACAAAATCTCCGGGAACATATGATCCTACATTAAGTGAAAAATCAAAGGCTGCAAACAAAGAACGTCAGAAAATCATCCTTGATGAAATGCTAAGGCAAAAATATATTACTCAGAACGAGCATGATGAAGCAGTAGCCGAGCCATTAAAAGTCTATAAAGGCACAAGTGAAGGTGCCAAAAAGTCTAATAATGTACAGAGCTATTTTGAGGACTATGTACTGACCCAAGTTAAAAATGACTTGATGAAGAAATACAATTTATCCAGCAATAACGCTACCATAAAGTTGTACAACGGCGGTTTGAAGATTTACACAACTCAGGACAGCAACCTTCAGAAAATAATGAACGAGGAGTTTACAAATCCTAAGAACTTCACTGCCAATGAAAAAATTAGCAATCCTGACATGCAGGCACAGGCAGCAATGCTTGTTATGGACCCGACTACAGGACAAATTCGTGGTATGTACGGTGCATATGGCGAGAAAAAAGCTAATTTCACCCTAAACAGGGCTACGGATATGAAGAGACAGCCTGGTTCAAGTTTCAAGCCTATAGCAGTTTACGGACCTGCAATAGACCTTGGTATTATAACACCTGCTACTGTAATAGATGACGTACCTGTATACCTTGATAAAGAACATCCCACTACCCCGTATCCAAGAAATGCGGAAACAGGCGTATATGAGGGACTTCTCACAATCAGGAGAGCTATACAAAAGTCACAGAACGTTGTGGCAGCTCAGGTGTGGATGAATCTGTTGGGAGCTCAAAATTCTATAAACTATCTGAAAAAGGTTAATATAGACAGGTCTAAAGAAGGCTATGTTTCAATGGCCCTCGGTGGCTTGAATGAAGGAGTTAATCCCTTGATTATGGCTTCTGCATATGTTCCCTTTGACAACAAGGGAGTTTATCTGGAACCCATATCCTATACGAAAGTAACAGATGATAAAGGCAATGTGATTTTGGATAAGAAAACAGACCAGAAGAGAAATATAGCTTACAAAGAAACAACTGCATTCCTTATGACAAGCATGATGAGAGACGTTGTAACAAACGGTACTGCTTCTATATCAGGAGGTTTGGGACGTGGAAGCTTGGGAACAGTAAAAAATTCCTCAGGCAAGGTAATACCTACCGCAGGTAAAACAGGTACAACCAACGATACCTACGATAAATGGTTTGTTGGATATTCTCCGTACTATGTGGGTGCTACCTGGTATGGCTACAATTACAATAAGACTCTGAAGGGTCAAGAAGTTTATCAGGCATTGAATCTTTGGAACAAGGTAATGAACAGAGCACATGCAAAACTTGAGCCAAAAGACTTCTCTCAGCCTCAGGGATTGGTAAAGAAAACTATATGCATTTATTCCGGCAAGCTTGTAGGTCCATATTGCAGTGGCGACCCACGTGGTAATGCAATAAAAACAGAGTATTTTGCAAAAGGTACTGAGCCAACTGACACATGTAATGTACACGTACTTGCTAAGGTAGATACAAGTTCAAAGGATATTTACGGACGTCCACTGTTGGCAAATCCCTTCTGTCCGCCAAGCTTGGTAAAGGAAAAGGTATTTATAAAGAGACCTGTTCCATATTTGCCGAAAAGTCCGCTGAAAGGCTCCTTGTCGTTGACTATCAAGGACTGGATATATCAGTTATCGGAAGAAGAATACTGTACAAAACATGGAAAGGGAGCAACTAACGTAATTCCACCGAATAATCCGGCAACTCCTTCTCAGAATACAGGTAATAGCAGTTCCGGTAACACACAAAACGGGAATAACGGCTCACCAAGCAAGCCGACTAACAGCGGAGGTACTCCGTCTGACAGCTCAAATAGCGGCGGTAACCTTGATGATATAATTCCATAAACATCGGATAGGAGGTAGCTGATTATTTCAGCTACCGACCTTCCACACCACCGTACGTACCGTTCGGTATACGGCGGTTCTCTAGTTTACACGTACTTGTTTATAGTAATCCGAAAAGAAGATGTACCCTAATTTCTTTAGAGTATCATTATTAAGAGTTCGGCTAAGTATAGGGCTACAGGAAATCCTCCAGTAGCCTTTTCTTGTATTCGCAAACTCATATGCTTTCTGCTTTTCAATTCCGAAGTGCATGAGCATTTTAATTCTTGTCTTGATTTTCTTCCACTGTTTCCAGTATACCATCCTTATCCTTCTTCTCATCCACTCATCTGTCTGATTCATCAAGCCTTTCATATCGGCTTTTCTGAAATAATTTATCCAGCCTTGAATATACTGTTTTAGTTTATTCGCCCTGAGTTCATTTCCCCAGCCGTTTGAGCGACTTGTGAGTCCTCTTATTTTGTGCTTCATCTTGCTGATTGATTTTGGGTGTATTCTGACTCTGTATTCCCCTTTGCTCCAATAAAAAGCAAATCCTAAAAATTTCACCTCTTTGTAGCGTGCAACCGTTGTCTTATCTCTGTTTACTTTCAGAAAAAGTTTTCCTTCGATAAACGGTATGATGTTATTCAGGGTTCTTTCTGCGCTTTTCCTGCTTTTGCAGAATATCATACTATCATCTGCATAGCGGACAAATTTATGTCCTCTCGCGGTCAGTTCCTTATCCAGTTCATTCAGCATTATGTTACTGAGCAGCGGACTTAGTGGTCCTCCTTGAGGTACGCCGACTTCTGTTTCCTCAAATTTATGCCTTACAACAACTCCTGCCCTCAGATATTTATGAATAAGTGATATTACTCTGCCATCTTTTATGGTTCTTGATAGTACTTCTATCAGCTTGCTTTGGCTCACTGTGTCAAAGAATTTCTCCAAGTCCATATCTACGACATATTTGTACCCCTCGTTCACATTCCTCTGGCATTGGTTTATTGCATCATGCGCACTCCTTTTCGGTCTAAAGCCATAGCTGTACTCTGAAAACTGTGTTTCAAATATCGGTGAAAGTATTTGCGAAATTGCCTGTTGGATTACTCGGTCAACAACAGTGGGTATACCCAACTTTCTCACTTTTCCTTTCTCTTCTTTTGGTATTTCTACCCTTCTTACCGGATTAGGATGGTATTTGCCATCCCTGATTGTTTGAATTAGCTGCTCTCGGTTTTCTCTGAGATACGGCAGAAGTTCATCTACCTCCATTTCATCAATTCCTCCAGCACCTTTATTGGATTTTACTTTCTTGAATGCCGCATTTAAATTGTCTTTGCCCAATATCTTTTTCAATAAATCATCTGTCGACAGGTATGTATTGGTGATGTTGTTTTCAGTTATCCTCTTGTGAGCGGACGCTTCTGCATACTCTTTCTGTTCCGCAGATACCTTTTGCAGATAGCCCTTATTTTGTGGTTGTCTGTCCTTATATTCACTTCTGGTAACATTCATTTACTTTCACCTCCTAAAGTTCAGTCCTTCCCAAATGGCGTCGACTTCATCTGGTACTACGACCTCGGCTGACTTCTCACGATAAATCTTATTTCAATCATGCTTCATACTTTATGTTTCTGCATGTCCGTGAGACCTCCCCAGGTAAGAGCGCAATCTTTCCTTCCATCTACCTGCCACATATACACCATAGGCTCCGAGTAGTTATTGGGCTTCGGCTTGTTATGCAGCCTTACCCGACCTAAATATGCCTGATGTGATTTCTGTTCGTCAGACCAGAAGTTTGCCTCCAGCTTTCTTCAGATTCCTCGTCACCAAGGACACCCTTGCTCTTGGCTATGTGCTTGGCACTACTAGCCCGCACTCGGGACTTTCACCCGTTAGATTGCGCCCATACTGGGCGCACATAGAAAAACGGCTTTTGCAGGAATAATGCAAAAGCCGTTTTTTATTTAACTAAAAGACTATTTTAATCCAATAAACAGTGTACCAACCTGTTCTCCGCTTAATATGTCAAGAATAGTTTCAGGGTGACTACCGTTTGTGAGCACCACATCTACCCCTGCGCCTGTGGCTATCTTTGCAGCACTTAACTTTGTTACCATTCCTCCGGTGCCTCGTTTAGTTCCCGCACCTTCAGCACACTCCTCAATCTCAGTAGTAATCTTATCTATAACGGATAACATCTTGGAATCAGGATTTTTTCTGGGGTCTGAATCATAGAAGCCATCTATGTCCGATAAAATTATGAGTAAATCTGCCTCTATAAGCTTTGCCACAATAGCTGACAGTGTATCGTTTTCGCTAAAGGTATCCTTCTGACCTACTTTAAGCTCAACTGTAGAAACAGAGTCATTCTCATTTACTATAGGTACAATTCCCTTTTC of the Ruminiclostridium papyrosolvens DSM 2782 genome contains:
- the ltrA gene encoding group II intron reverse transcriptase/maturase, translated to MNVTRSEYKDRQPQNKGYLQKVSAEQKEYAEASAHKRITENNITNTYLSTDDLLKKILGKDNLNAAFKKVKSNKGAGGIDEMEVDELLPYLRENREQLIQTIRDGKYHPNPVRRVEIPKEEKGKVRKLGIPTVVDRVIQQAISQILSPIFETQFSEYSYGFRPKRSAHDAINQCQRNVNEGYKYVVDMDLEKFFDTVSQSKLIEVLSRTIKDGRVISLIHKYLRAGVVVRHKFEETEVGVPQGGPLSPLLSNIMLNELDKELTARGHKFVRYADDSMIFCKSRKSAERTLNNIIPFIEGKLFLKVNRDKTTVARYKEVKFLGFAFYWSKGEYRVRIHPKSISKMKHKIRGLTSRSNGWGNELRANKLKQYIQGWINYFRKADMKGLMNQTDEWMRRRIRMVYWKQWKKIKTRIKMLMHFGIEKQKAYEFANTRKGYWRISCSPILSRTLNNDTLKKLGYIFFSDYYKQVRVN
- the proB gene encoding glutamate 5-kinase — its product is MCFKRQKLQDAQRIVIKVGTSTLTYETGKINFTCIDKLARIISDLSNQGKEVVLVTSGAIGVGVDKLKLPERPRTIREKQAVAAVGQCELMHMYSKFFSEYGHIVGQILLTRDIMSDDKCRKNVVNTFETLLEKGIVPIVNENDSVSTVELKVGQKDTFSENDTLSAIVAKLIEADLLIILSDIDGFYDSDPRKNPDSKMLSVIDKITTEIEECAEGAGTKRGTGGMVTKLSAAKIATGAGVDVVLTNGSHPETILDILSGEQVGTLFIGLK